Proteins encoded by one window of Streptacidiphilus sp. PB12-B1b:
- a CDS encoding FtsX-like permease family protein, which translates to MKLAAWRVALRVARRDALRAKGRSALVIAMIAIPIVGVSAADVTYRSSQLTVQQKITRAMGTAEALITPTQLGWRLEQTPDPGNGQTDVPSEDGSKPHPTAQEQARAAEPVSRLLAQALPAGARLLPISNGTLLSTSTATGVLQVQAQGFDSSDPLSHGMVVLDRGSWPTGHDQVAASTAFLEQSGLSVGQTTTPVGTHLPLTITAAVEFPDALNQPQLVLRPDDLTDAVAAQSAGTGASTGSDDSSAASTAGSWLVALPDHTPFTWADVLKADAYGFSVTSRAVLLDPPPHSAVPIYQDPEYQSDSGGGDARTVTLLSTVVGMALLEIVLLAGPAFAVGARRSRRQLGLIAAGGGNRSQIRAVVLGGGVVLGTTGAAVGIVVGALAVALGRGRLEQYAGQRFGSFALNPTDLLGIVLVGLVTGLLAAVVPAVQAARQDVVASLTGRGTIKSPPRWLTGLGVLGIAGGTAVALLGVGTGQGSSSILGGSVVAELGVVACTPFLVGLFGRLSGRLPLGPRLALRDSTRNRSRTAPAVAAVMAAVAGAVAVSVYQSSSEAESRAAYQASGPMGSVALQLQSGDSPARVAAEVAAVQSTIADLGPRGDLYKLVFRNDCDTTSEGPCGNVALQPPAAAHCPPGAGGWGAPDAELPSTCTHALWGNESFAGQSVVVGSAAALPDLLGIHDQAAAQALADGTVLVTDPEYVTDGHITLELQKVSDAANSDSKATTTTVQLPAEVVTGKPAAVTALLSPSAAASAGLRTAALGSVWAPPQVMSSADQQRLNAALGKVAPSYSLSVERGYQSNSSAIAIGLAIAASVVAIGAAAIATGLAAADSQADLATLAAVGAAPRIRRVLSGFQCAVIAAMGALLGSAAGLVPAWALWHYENSPGQGADPTGPVSAPLVMPWTTLAAIVVGLPLLAWLLAAGCTRSRMVLSRRTA; encoded by the coding sequence GTGAAGCTCGCCGCCTGGCGGGTCGCGCTCCGGGTCGCCCGGCGCGACGCCCTGCGCGCCAAGGGGCGCAGCGCCCTGGTCATCGCCATGATCGCCATCCCGATCGTGGGCGTCTCCGCCGCCGACGTCACCTACCGCAGCTCGCAGCTGACGGTGCAGCAGAAGATCACCCGCGCCATGGGCACGGCCGAGGCCCTGATCACCCCGACCCAGCTCGGTTGGCGGCTGGAGCAGACCCCGGACCCGGGCAACGGCCAGACCGACGTCCCCTCCGAGGACGGCTCCAAGCCGCACCCGACCGCGCAGGAGCAGGCCAGGGCCGCCGAGCCGGTCTCCCGGCTGCTGGCCCAGGCGCTGCCGGCCGGCGCCCGCCTGCTGCCGATCAGCAACGGGACACTGCTGTCCACCAGCACCGCCACCGGCGTGCTGCAGGTCCAGGCCCAGGGATTCGACTCGTCCGACCCGCTCTCCCACGGCATGGTCGTGCTCGACCGGGGCAGCTGGCCCACCGGCCACGACCAGGTCGCGGCCAGCACCGCCTTCCTCGAGCAGTCCGGCCTGAGCGTCGGGCAGACCACCACCCCGGTCGGCACCCACCTGCCGCTGACCATCACCGCCGCCGTGGAGTTCCCGGACGCGCTGAACCAGCCCCAGCTGGTGCTGCGCCCGGACGACCTGACCGACGCGGTCGCCGCGCAGAGCGCCGGAACCGGGGCGAGCACCGGCTCGGACGACTCCTCCGCGGCCTCCACGGCGGGCTCCTGGCTGGTCGCGCTGCCCGACCACACCCCCTTCACCTGGGCCGACGTGCTCAAGGCCGACGCGTACGGCTTCAGCGTGACCTCACGGGCGGTCCTGCTGGACCCGCCGCCGCACAGCGCCGTGCCGATCTACCAGGACCCGGAGTACCAGTCCGATTCCGGCGGCGGCGACGCCCGCACGGTGACCCTGCTGTCCACCGTCGTCGGCATGGCGCTGCTGGAGATCGTGCTGCTCGCCGGACCGGCCTTCGCCGTCGGCGCCCGCCGCTCCCGCCGCCAGCTCGGCCTGATCGCCGCCGGCGGCGGCAACCGCTCGCAGATCCGCGCGGTCGTCCTCGGCGGCGGCGTCGTCCTCGGCACGACCGGGGCGGCCGTCGGCATCGTCGTGGGCGCGCTCGCGGTCGCGCTGGGCCGCGGCAGGCTGGAGCAGTACGCCGGCCAGCGCTTCGGCAGCTTCGCGCTGAACCCCACCGACCTGCTCGGCATCGTGCTGGTGGGCCTGGTCACCGGGCTGCTGGCGGCCGTCGTCCCCGCCGTCCAGGCCGCCCGGCAGGACGTGGTCGCGTCGCTGACCGGCCGCGGCACCATCAAGTCCCCGCCGCGATGGCTCACCGGGCTCGGCGTGCTCGGCATCGCCGGGGGCACCGCGGTCGCGCTGCTCGGCGTCGGCACCGGCCAGGGCAGCAGCTCCATCCTCGGCGGCTCGGTCGTCGCCGAACTCGGCGTGGTCGCCTGCACCCCGTTCCTGGTCGGGCTGTTCGGCAGGCTCAGCGGACGGCTGCCGCTCGGCCCCCGGCTGGCCCTGCGCGACTCCACCCGCAACCGCAGCCGCACCGCGCCCGCCGTGGCCGCGGTGATGGCCGCCGTCGCCGGAGCGGTCGCGGTCAGCGTCTACCAGTCCAGCAGCGAGGCCGAGTCCCGTGCCGCCTACCAGGCCTCCGGCCCGATGGGCTCGGTCGCGCTGCAACTGCAGTCGGGCGACAGCCCGGCCCGGGTCGCGGCCGAGGTCGCCGCCGTGCAGAGCACCATCGCCGACCTCGGCCCGCGCGGGGACCTCTACAAGCTGGTCTTCCGCAACGACTGCGACACCACCAGCGAGGGCCCCTGCGGCAACGTCGCGCTCCAGCCCCCGGCCGCCGCCCACTGCCCGCCCGGCGCGGGCGGCTGGGGCGCGCCGGACGCGGAGCTGCCGAGCACCTGCACGCACGCCCTCTGGGGCAACGAGTCCTTCGCCGGGCAGAGCGTCGTGGTCGGCAGCGCGGCCGCCCTGCCCGACCTGCTGGGCATCCACGACCAGGCCGCCGCCCAGGCGCTGGCCGACGGCACGGTCCTGGTCACCGACCCCGAGTACGTCACCGACGGCCACATCACGCTGGAGCTGCAGAAGGTCTCCGACGCGGCCAACTCCGACTCCAAGGCCACCACCACCACCGTCCAACTGCCCGCCGAGGTGGTCACCGGCAAGCCCGCCGCCGTGACCGCGCTGCTCTCGCCCTCCGCCGCCGCCAGTGCCGGGCTGCGGACCGCCGCCCTCGGCTCGGTCTGGGCCCCGCCGCAGGTGATGAGCAGCGCCGACCAGCAGCGGCTGAACGCCGCCCTGGGCAAGGTCGCTCCCAGCTACTCGCTGTCGGTCGAGCGCGGCTACCAGAGCAACAGCAGCGCCATCGCCATCGGGCTGGCCATCGCCGCCTCGGTGGTCGCCATCGGCGCCGCCGCCATCGCCACCGGGCTGGCCGCCGCCGACTCGCAGGCCGACCTGGCCACCCTGGCCGCGGTCGGAGCCGCCCCCCGGATCCGGCGGGTGCTCTCCGGGTTCCAGTGCGCGGTGATCGCGGCCATGGGCGCGCTGCTCGGCTCGGCGGCCGGGCTCGTCCCGGCGTGGGCGCTCTGGCACTACGAGAACAGCCCCGGTCAGGGGGCCGACCCGACCGGTCCGGTGTCCGCGCCGCTGGTGATGCCGTGGACGACGCTGGCGGCGATCGTCGTCGGGCTGCCGCTGCTGGCCTGGCTGCTGGCGGCCGGATGCACCCGCTCCCGGATGGTGCTGAGCCGCCGCACCGCCTGA
- a CDS encoding PadR family transcriptional regulator, which translates to MSIRHGLLALLEQGPRYGYQLRTEFEARTGATWPLNVGQVYTTLGRLERDGLVRPDGEDSEGHVFYAITDHGREELRSWFGSPVRRDNPPRDELAIKLAMAVTVVGVDVAAVIQRQRVHTVRALQDYTRLKARALAATEAAPAEAPAGAGPDDAAAAGQDLAWLLVLDQLIFQAEAEVRWLDHCETRLVRHAERLAARRPAAARPETPAVPAREGAESR; encoded by the coding sequence ATGTCGATCCGTCACGGGCTGCTCGCGCTGCTCGAACAAGGCCCCCGCTACGGCTACCAGCTCCGCACCGAGTTCGAAGCACGTACCGGCGCCACCTGGCCGCTCAACGTCGGCCAGGTCTACACCACCCTCGGCCGGCTGGAACGGGACGGCCTGGTCCGCCCCGACGGCGAGGACTCCGAGGGCCACGTCTTCTACGCCATCACCGATCACGGACGCGAGGAACTGCGCAGCTGGTTCGGCAGCCCGGTACGCCGCGACAACCCGCCGCGCGACGAGCTGGCGATCAAGCTCGCCATGGCCGTCACCGTGGTCGGGGTGGATGTCGCCGCGGTGATCCAGCGCCAGCGCGTCCACACCGTCCGCGCGCTCCAGGACTACACCCGGCTCAAGGCCCGGGCACTCGCCGCCACCGAGGCCGCGCCCGCCGAGGCCCCCGCCGGAGCCGGGCCGGACGACGCCGCCGCCGCCGGCCAGGACCTGGCCTGGCTGCTGGTCCTGGACCAGCTGATCTTCCAGGCCGAGGCCGAGGTCCGCTGGCTGGACCACTGCGAGACCCGGCTGGTCCGCCACGCCGAGCGGCTGGCCGCCCGCCGGCCCGCCGCCGCACGACCCGAGACACCTGCCGTACCCGCACGAGAGGGAGCCGAGAGCCGATGA
- a CDS encoding ATP-dependent DNA helicase, giving the protein MHPAISSPEQLKQLLGIPFTAEQTRAITAPLAPAVIVAGAGSGKTTVMAARVVWLVGTGQVRPEQVLGLTFTNKAAGELAERVRKALVQAGVVETDPVADDDVLGEPEISTYHAFAGRLLKDHGLRIGLEPDVRLLADATRYQLAARVLRQAPGPYPALTGAFSTLIDSLLTLDGELAEHLVAPERLRAYDSGLLAALDGVRLGNEDLRKVPRAAAARLELADLVQRYRARKQDAGLMDFGDQIAACARLAQDHPEVGRLLREQFRVVLLDEYQDTSVAQRLLLAGLFGAGSGHPVTAVGDPCQAIYGWRGASVANLDDFPEHFPRAGGGPADRYSLSENRRSGGRLLEFANELAAPLRELHRGVAALRPAPGAERDGFVRCALLDSHDQEVAWLADSIAHLVRTGTRPGRIAVLCRAGRDLFPDMHAALVARDVPVEVVGLSGLLNLPEVADLVATCEVLQDPTANAALVRLLVGPRWRIGPRDLALLGRRARDLVRTGGADAPGPDRLAEAVAGTDPTEVVSLADALETFLHPQDRERELPVSDEARSRFARLAAEIRDLRRALAEPLMDVLHRVLAVTGLEVELAASPHALAARRRETLNAFLDVAAGFADLDGDPSLAAFLGFLRAAQEFDRGLDNTLPGGDDTVKVLTVHKSKGLEWDVVAVPGLVKGGFPGEKGRERWTGRPEALPHDLRGDAATLPPTPAWTGPGMRAFTAQMKEHAATEELRLGYVAFTRPRDLLLASGHWWGPSQKRPRGPSPFLEQLREYCESGVGGEIEVWAEPPGEGAENPSLARTADHPWPLPLDRDAQAARRAAGLRVLAGLRGEAPAEPGADPDAGLVPEEQRLVASWDRDLEALSGELLRARASRRDVPLPAALSASQLLRLAEDPDGFARELARPMPRPPQPAARRGTRFHAWVESRFEPLMLLGEDALPGAEDEWIEDERDLARLKEAFLRTPYAALTPHRVEEPFQLLLAGRVVRGRIDAVYRTGPDAYEVVDWKTNRQQTADPLQLAVYRLAWAELRGVPPEQVSAAFLYVRTGSVVRPERLPGREELEQLLVPITPNGRPIDGGATGIS; this is encoded by the coding sequence GTGCACCCAGCCATCAGCAGCCCCGAGCAGCTCAAGCAGCTCCTGGGCATCCCCTTCACCGCGGAGCAGACGCGCGCGATCACCGCGCCGCTCGCCCCCGCGGTGATCGTCGCGGGCGCGGGCTCGGGCAAGACCACGGTGATGGCGGCCCGCGTGGTCTGGCTGGTCGGCACCGGGCAGGTCCGCCCGGAGCAGGTGCTGGGGCTGACCTTCACCAACAAGGCCGCCGGCGAGCTGGCCGAACGCGTCCGCAAGGCCCTGGTGCAGGCCGGGGTGGTGGAGACCGACCCGGTCGCCGACGACGACGTCCTGGGCGAGCCGGAGATCTCCACCTACCACGCCTTCGCCGGGCGGCTGCTGAAGGACCACGGGCTGCGGATCGGGCTGGAGCCGGATGTCCGGCTGCTCGCCGACGCCACCCGCTACCAGCTCGCCGCCCGCGTCCTGCGCCAGGCCCCCGGCCCCTACCCGGCGCTGACCGGCGCCTTCTCCACGCTGATCGACAGCCTGCTGACGCTGGACGGCGAGCTCGCCGAGCACCTGGTCGCCCCCGAGCGCCTGCGGGCGTACGACAGCGGGCTGCTGGCCGCGCTCGACGGCGTCCGGCTGGGCAACGAGGACCTGCGCAAGGTCCCCCGGGCCGCCGCCGCCCGGCTGGAGCTGGCCGACCTGGTCCAGCGCTACCGGGCCCGCAAGCAGGACGCCGGGCTGATGGACTTCGGCGACCAGATAGCCGCCTGCGCCCGGCTGGCCCAGGACCACCCCGAGGTCGGCCGACTGCTGCGCGAGCAGTTCCGGGTGGTGCTGCTGGACGAGTACCAGGACACCTCCGTCGCCCAGCGGCTGCTGCTCGCAGGCCTCTTCGGCGCGGGCTCGGGCCACCCGGTCACCGCCGTCGGCGACCCCTGCCAGGCCATCTACGGCTGGCGCGGGGCCTCCGTCGCCAACCTGGACGACTTCCCTGAGCACTTCCCCCGGGCCGGCGGCGGCCCGGCCGACCGCTACTCGCTCTCCGAGAACCGCCGCAGCGGCGGACGGCTGCTGGAGTTCGCCAACGAGCTGGCCGCGCCGCTGCGCGAACTGCACCGGGGCGTGGCGGCGCTGCGCCCGGCGCCCGGCGCGGAGCGCGACGGCTTCGTCCGCTGCGCCCTGCTGGACAGCCACGACCAGGAGGTGGCCTGGCTGGCCGACTCCATCGCGCACCTGGTCCGCACCGGCACCCGGCCGGGCCGGATCGCGGTGCTGTGCCGGGCCGGGCGGGACCTCTTCCCCGACATGCACGCCGCCCTGGTCGCCCGGGACGTCCCGGTGGAGGTGGTCGGCCTGTCCGGGCTGCTGAACCTGCCGGAGGTGGCGGACCTGGTCGCCACCTGCGAGGTGCTGCAGGATCCGACGGCCAATGCGGCGCTGGTGCGGCTGTTGGTCGGCCCGCGCTGGCGGATCGGCCCCCGGGATCTGGCGCTGCTCGGCCGCCGAGCCCGCGACCTGGTCCGGACCGGCGGGGCTGACGCGCCCGGCCCCGACCGGCTGGCCGAGGCCGTGGCCGGGACCGACCCGACCGAGGTGGTCTCGCTGGCCGACGCCCTGGAGACCTTCCTGCACCCGCAGGACCGGGAGCGGGAGCTGCCGGTCTCGGACGAGGCGCGCTCCCGCTTCGCCCGGCTGGCGGCGGAGATACGCGACCTGCGCCGGGCGCTGGCCGAGCCGCTGATGGACGTGCTGCACCGGGTGTTGGCCGTCACCGGCCTGGAGGTGGAGCTGGCGGCCTCGCCGCACGCCCTGGCCGCCCGCCGCAGGGAGACCCTGAACGCCTTCCTGGACGTCGCGGCGGGCTTCGCCGACCTCGACGGCGACCCGTCGCTGGCCGCCTTCCTGGGCTTCCTGCGGGCCGCGCAGGAGTTCGACCGGGGGCTGGACAACACCCTGCCCGGCGGCGACGACACGGTGAAGGTGCTCACCGTGCACAAGTCCAAGGGCCTGGAGTGGGACGTCGTGGCCGTGCCCGGGCTGGTCAAGGGGGGCTTCCCGGGCGAGAAGGGGCGCGAGCGGTGGACCGGCCGCCCGGAGGCGCTGCCGCACGACCTGCGCGGCGACGCGGCGACCCTGCCGCCCACCCCGGCCTGGACCGGCCCGGGCATGAGGGCGTTCACCGCGCAGATGAAGGAGCACGCCGCCACCGAGGAGCTGCGGCTCGGCTACGTCGCCTTCACCCGCCCGCGCGACCTGCTGCTGGCCTCCGGGCACTGGTGGGGCCCGTCGCAGAAGCGGCCCCGGGGCCCGTCGCCGTTCCTGGAGCAGTTGCGGGAGTACTGCGAGAGCGGGGTCGGCGGCGAGATCGAGGTGTGGGCCGAGCCGCCGGGCGAGGGCGCGGAGAACCCGTCGCTGGCGCGCACCGCCGACCACCCCTGGCCGCTGCCGCTGGACCGGGACGCCCAGGCCGCCCGCCGGGCCGCGGGGCTGCGGGTGCTGGCCGGGCTGCGCGGCGAGGCCCCGGCCGAGCCCGGCGCCGACCCGGACGCCGGGCTCGTCCCCGAGGAGCAGCGCCTGGTGGCCTCCTGGGACCGCGATCTGGAGGCCCTCTCCGGCGAGCTGCTGCGGGCCCGGGCCAGCCGCCGGGACGTCCCGCTGCCGGCCGCGCTCTCCGCCTCGCAGCTGCTGCGGCTGGCGGAGGACCCGGACGGCTTCGCCCGGGAGCTGGCCCGGCCGATGCCGCGCCCGCCGCAGCCCGCGGCCCGGCGCGGCACCCGCTTCCACGCCTGGGTGGAGTCCCGGTTCGAGCCGCTGATGCTGCTGGGCGAGGACGCCCTGCCGGGCGCGGAGGACGAGTGGATCGAGGACGAACGCGATCTGGCCCGGCTCAAGGAGGCCTTCCTGCGCACGCCCTATGCCGCGCTCACACCCCACCGGGTGGAGGAGCCGTTCCAGCTGCTGCTGGCCGGGCGGGTGGTGCGGGGCCGGATCGACGCGGTCTACCGGACCGGCCCGGACGCCTACGAGGTGGTGGACTGGAAGACCAACCGGCAGCAGACCGCCGATCCGCTGCAGCTGGCGGTGTACCGGCTGGCCTGGGCGGAGCTGCGGGGCGTCCCGCCGGAGCAGGTGTCCGCGGCGTTCCTGTATGTGCGTACCGGAAGCGTCGTCCGCCCGGAGCGGCTGCCGGGGCGGGAGGAGCTGGAACAGCTGCTCGTACCCATTACTCCGAACGGGCGGCCTATAGATGGGGGTGCCACGGGAATTTCGTGA
- a CDS encoding ABC transporter ATP-binding protein, protein MSTQGWDNTDRGDAPRTPDGAVLRLRGVSRVHGHGAAEVHALREVDLAVLPGEFVAVMGPSGSGKSTLLTLAGGLDSATGGEILVEGQELGALSRKALAAVRRRSIGYVFQDFNLIPALTAAENVSLPRELDGLSGRKARTEALAALREIGIADLADRFPDEMSGGQQQRVAIARALIGDRRLVLADEPTGALDSTTGEAVLAVLRARCDAGAAAVMVTHEARHAAWADRVVFLRDGRLVDESAPLAAEALLSGSAPNSSHGTGTL, encoded by the coding sequence ATGAGCACACAGGGGTGGGACAACACAGACCGGGGGGACGCCCCCCGGACGCCCGACGGGGCAGTGCTGCGGCTGCGCGGCGTCTCCCGCGTCCACGGCCACGGCGCCGCCGAGGTGCACGCGCTGCGCGAGGTCGACCTCGCGGTGCTGCCCGGCGAGTTCGTCGCCGTGATGGGGCCCAGCGGCTCGGGCAAGTCCACGCTGCTCACCCTCGCGGGCGGCCTCGACAGCGCCACCGGCGGCGAGATCCTGGTGGAGGGCCAGGAGCTGGGGGCGCTCTCCCGCAAGGCCCTGGCCGCCGTCCGCCGCCGCTCCATCGGCTACGTCTTCCAGGACTTCAACCTGATACCCGCGCTGACCGCGGCCGAGAACGTCTCGCTGCCCCGCGAGCTGGACGGCCTCTCCGGGCGCAAGGCCCGCACCGAGGCCCTGGCCGCGCTGCGCGAGATCGGCATCGCCGACCTCGCCGACCGCTTCCCCGACGAGATGTCCGGCGGCCAGCAGCAGCGCGTGGCCATCGCCCGCGCCCTGATCGGCGACCGCCGCCTGGTCCTCGCCGACGAGCCCACCGGCGCCCTGGACTCCACCACCGGCGAGGCCGTGCTGGCCGTGCTGCGCGCCCGCTGCGACGCCGGCGCCGCGGCCGTCATGGTCACCCACGAGGCCCGGCACGCCGCCTGGGCCGACCGCGTCGTCTTCCTGCGCGACGGCCGGCTGGTCGACGAGTCCGCGCCGCTCGCCGCCGAGGCGCTGCTCAGCGGCTCCGCGCCGAACTCGTCCCACGGGACGGGGACGCTGTGA
- a CDS encoding PP2C family protein-serine/threonine phosphatase: MSPTGRLRRSIPWHRAILVLPFIGIAFVLALDAASRSPRVTFEPALTVGPALAAVVSHRTWYPVLVGGITVGVAFGLSVHDGTMTQSVHGASVVAIILIAAIGSASVLLRNRQEQELADARLVSEVAQRVLLRSIPDRIGPVRAAVHYAAAAAHASIGGDLYEVVQTRYGVRAVIGDVRGKGLGAVETAAAVLGAFREAAHQEPELDRVASWLADSLDRSLHESDHDGVDEEFVTLVLVGVRPDGVAEIVNCGHPGPLLLRGEEPSMLLESEVRVPPLGVLEPAQVCPPVLRFPFVDGDRLLLYTDGVIEARDSWGVFYPLAERLPDCAVADNPADVLERLHEDVRRHVGRQLGDDAAMLLLQYEPPAQPWPVAPEAATAYVALHKVGRPRGGASEEVR; this comes from the coding sequence TTGAGTCCCACCGGAAGGCTTCGCCGCAGCATCCCCTGGCACCGCGCGATATTGGTGCTTCCGTTCATAGGGATCGCCTTCGTACTGGCGCTCGACGCCGCCAGCCGCAGCCCCCGGGTGACCTTCGAGCCCGCTCTCACCGTCGGGCCCGCCCTGGCCGCCGTCGTCTCCCACCGGACCTGGTACCCGGTGCTGGTCGGCGGAATCACCGTGGGCGTGGCCTTCGGCCTGTCCGTGCACGACGGGACGATGACCCAGTCGGTGCACGGCGCGAGCGTGGTCGCCATCATCCTGATCGCCGCCATCGGCTCGGCCAGCGTGCTGCTGCGCAACCGGCAGGAGCAGGAGCTGGCCGACGCCCGGCTGGTCTCCGAGGTGGCCCAGCGGGTGCTGCTGCGCTCCATCCCGGACCGGATCGGCCCGGTGCGCGCGGCGGTGCACTACGCCGCGGCCGCCGCCCACGCCAGCATCGGCGGCGACCTGTACGAGGTGGTGCAGACCCGCTACGGCGTGCGCGCGGTGATCGGCGACGTCCGGGGCAAGGGGCTGGGCGCGGTGGAGACGGCGGCGGCGGTGCTCGGGGCGTTCCGCGAGGCCGCGCACCAGGAGCCGGAGCTGGACCGGGTCGCCTCCTGGCTGGCGGACAGCCTGGACCGGTCCCTGCACGAGAGCGACCACGACGGCGTCGACGAGGAGTTCGTCACCCTGGTGCTGGTGGGGGTGCGCCCGGACGGCGTGGCCGAGATCGTCAACTGCGGCCACCCCGGCCCGCTGCTGCTGCGCGGCGAGGAGCCGTCGATGCTGCTGGAGTCCGAGGTGCGGGTGCCGCCGCTGGGCGTGCTGGAGCCCGCCCAGGTCTGCCCGCCGGTGCTGCGCTTCCCCTTCGTGGACGGCGACCGGCTGCTGCTCTACACCGACGGCGTGATCGAGGCCCGGGACAGCTGGGGCGTCTTCTACCCGCTGGCCGAGCGGCTGCCGGACTGCGCGGTCGCCGACAACCCGGCCGACGTGCTGGAACGGCTGCACGAGGACGTCCGCCGGCACGTCGGCCGCCAGCTCGGCGACGACGCGGCGATGCTGCTGCTCCAGTACGAGCCGCCGGCCCAGCCGTGGCCGGTGGCGCCGGAGGCGGCGACCGCCTACGTGGCGCTGCACAAGGTCGGCCGCCCCCGGGGCGGGGCCAGCGAGGAAGTGCGCTAA
- a CDS encoding endonuclease/exonuclease/phosphatase family protein has translation MSQLRIATFNLLHGQSLGPDGRPLALPGSTDPGGPLAEAVAALDADVLAMQEVDRHQPRSGLVDQAAVAAKAMGAADWRFAAALHGRPAPVAGWIPEPGVPGLRVYGPEEIGVGAELPSYGTALLTRLPVRQWRARRFAPAPFGLPLRVAGRRGLTPVPDEPRAAVAAVLEGPAGPFTVVAAHLSFVPGWNMGQLAGIRRWISDLPAPYLLLGDFNLVGAVPRTVLGGAAMVDGLGRRSAHPRPGRWREGQWRDGRWRDAQWRDGQWREGREARRARRTLSQRAVLRGWRDLARTPTYPAHRPTVQFDHVLSVGVPRSAVRATSTPAVGVSDHRPLLVVLEV, from the coding sequence GTGAGCCAGCTGCGCATCGCCACCTTCAACCTGCTGCACGGCCAGTCCCTCGGCCCCGACGGCAGACCCCTCGCCCTCCCCGGATCCACCGATCCCGGCGGGCCCCTGGCCGAGGCCGTGGCCGCCCTGGACGCCGACGTCCTGGCGATGCAGGAGGTGGACCGCCACCAGCCCCGCTCCGGCCTGGTGGACCAGGCCGCCGTCGCCGCCAAGGCCATGGGCGCGGCCGACTGGCGCTTCGCCGCCGCCCTGCACGGCCGCCCCGCGCCGGTCGCCGGCTGGATCCCCGAGCCGGGCGTCCCCGGGCTGCGGGTGTACGGGCCGGAGGAGATCGGCGTCGGCGCGGAGCTGCCCTCGTACGGCACCGCGCTGCTGACCCGGCTGCCGGTACGCCAGTGGCGGGCGCGGCGGTTCGCCCCGGCGCCGTTCGGACTGCCGCTGCGGGTCGCCGGGCGGCGCGGGCTGACCCCCGTGCCGGACGAGCCGAGGGCGGCGGTCGCGGCCGTGCTCGAGGGCCCGGCCGGGCCGTTCACGGTGGTGGCGGCGCACCTGTCGTTCGTCCCCGGCTGGAACATGGGCCAGCTGGCCGGCATCCGCCGGTGGATCTCCGACCTGCCCGCGCCCTACCTGCTGCTCGGGGACTTCAACCTGGTCGGCGCGGTGCCCCGGACCGTGCTCGGCGGCGCGGCCATGGTGGACGGCCTCGGCCGCCGCTCGGCGCACCCCCGCCCCGGCCGCTGGCGCGAGGGGCAGTGGCGCGACGGCCGCTGGCGCGATGCGCAGTGGCGGGACGGGCAGTGGCGCGAGGGGCGGGAGGCGCGCCGGGCGCGGCGGACGCTGTCCCAGCGCGCGGTGCTGCGCGGCTGGCGGGACCTGGCCCGCACCCCCACCTATCCGGCGCACCGGCCGACGGTCCAGTTCGACCACGTACTCTCCGTGGGCGTCCCGCGCAGCGCCGTACGGGCCACCAGCACCCCGGCCGTCGGCGTCTCCGACCACCGGCCGCTGCTGGTGGTGCTGGAAGTCTGA